The following are from one region of the Tautonia plasticadhaerens genome:
- a CDS encoding winged helix-turn-helix domain-containing protein produces the protein MRPIGTAGELERRRRRAVELMQQGESPTVIARILGVCRTSLYRRLGMAKDSPEALAARPHPGPTPRPSDERLRELEDLLPRGARAHGWPNDPWSAQRVAEVIRRRFGVTYHVEHARKLIRRRLNRAGQRPQRRAKQRNEEGIAR, from the coding sequence ATGAGGCCCATCGGGACCGCAGGCGAACTGGAACGCCGCCGGCGCCGAGCCGTCGAACTGATGCAGCAGGGCGAGTCCCCCACCGTCATCGCTCGCATCCTCGGCGTCTGCCGTACCTCGTTGTATCGCCGGCTCGGCATGGCCAAGGACTCCCCCGAGGCCCTGGCCGCCAGGCCGCATCCCGGCCCGACGCCCCGGCCCTCCGACGAGCGACTCCGGGAGCTCGAGGACTTGCTGCCGCGGGGGGCCAGGGCCCACGGCTGGCCCAACGACCCGTGGAGTGCCCAGCGGGTCGCCGAGGTCATCCGCCGCCGCTTCGGCGTCACCTACCACGTCGAGCACGCCCGCAAGCTCATCCGACGGCGGCTGAACCGGGCCGGCCAGAGGCCGCAGAGGCGGGCCAAGCAGCGCAACGAGGAGGGGATCGCCCGCTGA
- a CDS encoding IS5 family transposase has protein sequence MSQTRTPCRTRRPRQSSARQATEKAVYRIRNWREYNQALVNRGSLTVWVDQEALDAWLYRGPNRWGAQYICSDAAIRCLLTLRAVSHLPLRATQGMAASIFELMGLDLEVPHYSTLSRRAVELAVGLARKSEGPLHLVLDSTGLKVYDEGEWKVRKHGYSKWRTWRKLHLAIEAETHGIQAAMVTEAGVDDAEMVEPLLKPIDREIAAAAGDGAYDKRKVYRVQEHRTGTILIPPRSNARIWKHADASGPPLARDENLRAIRRSGRKAWKRESGYHMRSLAETGVCRMKVIFGDHLASRRPECQVTEGAIRGRALNVMTHLGMPQSVRVA, from the coding sequence ATGAGCCAGACCCGCACCCCTTGCCGAACTCGTCGTCCTCGCCAATCGTCCGCTCGCCAGGCCACCGAGAAGGCCGTCTACCGCATCCGCAACTGGCGGGAATACAACCAAGCCCTCGTCAACCGGGGCTCGCTGACCGTCTGGGTCGATCAAGAGGCCCTCGACGCCTGGCTCTACCGGGGTCCGAATCGGTGGGGAGCCCAGTACATCTGCAGCGATGCGGCCATCCGGTGCCTGCTGACGCTCCGGGCCGTCTCCCACCTTCCCCTGCGGGCCACCCAGGGCATGGCCGCCTCGATCTTCGAGCTGATGGGCCTGGACCTGGAGGTGCCCCACTACAGTACCCTCTCCCGTCGGGCCGTCGAACTGGCGGTGGGCCTGGCCCGCAAGAGCGAGGGGCCGCTGCATCTCGTCCTCGACAGCACGGGGCTGAAGGTCTACGACGAGGGGGAGTGGAAGGTCCGCAAGCACGGCTATTCGAAGTGGCGGACGTGGCGGAAGCTGCACCTGGCCATCGAGGCCGAGACCCATGGGATCCAGGCGGCGATGGTGACCGAGGCCGGGGTCGATGACGCCGAGATGGTCGAGCCGCTGCTCAAGCCGATCGACCGGGAGATCGCCGCTGCGGCGGGCGACGGGGCCTACGACAAGCGGAAGGTCTACCGGGTGCAGGAGCACCGCACGGGGACGATCCTGATCCCGCCGAGGAGCAATGCCAGGATCTGGAAGCACGCCGATGCGTCCGGTCCGCCATTGGCCCGTGACGAGAACCTGCGTGCGATCCGACGTTCCGGTCGCAAGGCGTGGAAGCGGGAGTCCGGTTACCACATGAGGTCGCTGGCCGAGACGGGGGTCTGTCGGATGAAGGTGATCTTCGGCGATCATCTGGCCAGCCGGAGGCCGGAGTGTCAGGTGACCGAGGGTGCGATCCGGGGCCGGGCGTTGAACGTCATGACTCACCTCGGGATGCCGCAGAGCGTGCGGGTGGCGTAG
- a CDS encoding transposase family protein, giving the protein MSHTERLRRSPDAFRQLTGITPAAFDRLMADLTPRYERADARRKDRPGRRRRPGAGRKHALGLADRLLMLLIYHRTYAAHAFLGSLFGLDDSAVGRNINPLQPQLAGIVRIPERRIKLDPEEIRELFLDATERPTRRPTGRRRAFYSGKEERHTIKNQVVTARRTKPPGPGAEPQRLRIAAVSESFPGSVHDEKVSDRTRAVAPPDARRTGDTAYLGTSPETPIRRPRGGELTAGQRRRNRVVSRRRIVAEHGIGEMEIWRIASERYRNPDRRHTLILKNVAGLHNLMYA; this is encoded by the coding sequence ATGAGCCACACCGAGCGCCTCCGACGATCCCCCGACGCCTTCCGCCAGCTGACGGGCATCACCCCGGCCGCCTTCGACCGACTGATGGCGGACCTGACGCCCCGGTACGAGCGAGCCGACGCCAGGCGCAAGGACCGACCCGGTCGCCGACGCCGGCCCGGCGCCGGGCGGAAGCACGCACTGGGCCTGGCCGACCGCCTCCTGATGCTGCTGATCTACCACCGCACCTACGCCGCCCACGCCTTCCTCGGCTCCCTCTTCGGCCTCGACGACTCGGCCGTGGGCCGCAACATCAACCCCCTGCAACCGCAACTGGCCGGCATCGTTCGCATCCCCGAGCGGCGCATCAAGCTCGACCCGGAGGAGATCAGGGAGCTGTTCCTCGACGCCACCGAGCGGCCCACCCGCCGGCCCACGGGGAGGCGGCGGGCGTTCTACTCGGGCAAGGAGGAGCGGCACACGATCAAGAACCAGGTGGTCACGGCCCGCCGCACCAAGCCGCCCGGGCCCGGGGCCGAGCCGCAACGGTTGCGGATCGCCGCCGTGTCCGAGTCGTTCCCCGGCAGCGTCCACGACGAGAAGGTCTCCGACCGGACCCGGGCGGTGGCCCCGCCGGATGCGAGGCGGACGGGCGACACGGCGTACCTGGGGACCTCGCCGGAGACGCCGATCCGCAGGCCCCGGGGCGGCGAGTTGACGGCGGGCCAGAGGCGGAGGAACCGGGTGGTGTCCCGGCGGCGGATCGTGGCGGAGCACGGGATCGGCGAGATGGAGATATGGCGGATCGCCTCGGAGCGGTATCGCAACCCGGACCGGCGCCACACCCTGATCCTGAAGAACGTGGCCGGTCTGCACAATCTGATGTATGCCTGA
- a CDS encoding transposase, which produces MLRRIVERAEQRKARLAFLDGSGSPLEPVARRTYAPGGKAPIQGAWHRKGRISAIGAVAVSPALRRPNLVFRLLPDDANAHGEDTVSFLARPRGRPRGPMTILRDRGGIHKRSRVVEAYQAKHPGIEAEDFPGYAPDANPDEGVWGDTEYPRLPSYAPEDTRELRLRLWDESSALRQRPNLLLGLAAATGPAGLVHPPRRDPTPVGVLVSLE; this is translated from the coding sequence GTGCTGCGCCGGATCGTCGAGCGGGCCGAGCAGCGGAAGGCCCGACTCGCCTTCCTCGACGGGTCGGGGTCCCCGCTCGAGCCGGTGGCCCGCCGCACCTACGCCCCCGGGGGAAAGGCCCCGATCCAGGGGGCGTGGCATCGCAAGGGCCGGATCTCGGCGATCGGCGCCGTGGCCGTCAGCCCGGCGCTCCGGCGGCCCAACCTCGTCTTCCGGTTGCTGCCGGACGACGCCAACGCCCACGGGGAGGACACGGTCTCCTTCCTGGCCCGGCCCCGGGGCCGGCCCCGGGGGCCGATGACGATCCTCCGGGACCGGGGCGGGATCCATAAGCGGTCGAGGGTGGTGGAGGCGTACCAGGCCAAGCATCCGGGGATCGAGGCCGAGGACTTCCCCGGCTACGCCCCGGATGCGAATCCGGACGAAGGGGTGTGGGGCGACACCGAGTACCCGCGATTGCCGAGCTATGCGCCCGAGGACACCCGAGAGCTCCGGCTCCGGCTGTGGGACGAGTCCTCGGCCTTGCGGCAGCGACCGAACCTGCTTCTCGGCCTTGCGGCAGCGACCGGACCTGCCGGCCTCGTTCATCCGCCACGCCGGGATCCCACTCCGGTTGGAGTCCTTGTCTCTTTGGAATAG
- a CDS encoding IS701 family transposase — MNVIKCYDTDYIDFLIASPELFSCTEAAKVQPEAIFPPAHNSFTRRLLLLEPDPEPLWREARPLVPRTGGLLVLDDSTLDKPYARSIDLVTRHRSGKHHAVVLGINLRTSLWTDGDRHIPCDYRFYDKGTDGLTKNDHFGAMLGAAKERGFAPDCVAFDSWYSGLENLKLIRGLGWRWLTRLKVNRRVNLDRQGNKAVGATAIETGGTIVHREGYGLIRVFRIVSRGGDTEHWATDDLAMDEMTRLSLAERTWAIENYHRGLKQCCGVGRCQARAGRAQRNHIGMAIRAFLRPERRHFYATGISWYEARARIVRGAI; from the coding sequence ATGAACGTCATCAAGTGCTACGACACCGATTACATCGACTTCCTCATCGCCAGCCCCGAGCTCTTCTCCTGCACGGAGGCCGCCAAGGTGCAACCGGAGGCGATCTTCCCACCGGCCCATAACTCCTTCACGCGGCGGCTGCTCCTCCTGGAGCCCGACCCCGAGCCCCTGTGGCGGGAGGCCCGACCCCTGGTCCCACGCACCGGCGGCCTGCTGGTCCTCGACGACTCGACCCTGGACAAGCCCTACGCCAGGTCGATCGACCTTGTCACCCGGCACCGGTCCGGCAAGCATCACGCCGTGGTCCTCGGCATCAATCTGAGGACCTCGCTCTGGACCGACGGCGACCGCCACATCCCCTGCGACTACCGCTTCTATGACAAGGGCACCGACGGCCTGACGAAAAACGACCACTTCGGCGCCATGCTCGGCGCGGCCAAAGAGCGGGGCTTCGCCCCGGACTGCGTCGCCTTCGACAGCTGGTACAGCGGCCTGGAGAACCTCAAGCTGATCCGCGGCCTGGGCTGGCGGTGGCTGACGCGGCTGAAGGTCAACCGCCGGGTCAACCTCGACCGGCAGGGCAACAAGGCCGTCGGCGCGACGGCGATCGAGACGGGCGGGACGATCGTCCATCGGGAAGGTTACGGGCTGATCCGGGTCTTCAGGATCGTCTCCCGAGGCGGGGACACTGAGCACTGGGCGACCGACGACCTGGCGATGGACGAGATGACCCGACTGAGCCTGGCCGAGCGGACCTGGGCGATCGAGAACTACCATCGGGGGCTGAAGCAGTGCTGCGGCGTGGGGCGATGCCAGGCGCGGGCCGGTCGGGCGCAACGCAACCACATCGGGATGGCGATCCGGGCGTTCCTGCGGCCGGAGCGCCGCCATTTCTACGCCACTGGGATCAGTTGGTACGAGGCCAGGGCCCGAATCGTCCGTGGCGCGATCTAG